A part of Citrifermentans bremense genomic DNA contains:
- a CDS encoding PilZ domain-containing protein, whose protein sequence is MYKEKRNFARLALHAKANIHQDDLTIEGEVENLSMKGVFVTVAKKLELNDYVAVTIYHTLTPQVLCDLRAKVVRVTDKGMGLQFEKTLLD, encoded by the coding sequence ATGTACAAGGAAAAAAGAAACTTCGCCAGATTGGCCTTACACGCAAAAGCCAACATCCATCAAGATGATCTGACCATCGAGGGGGAAGTGGAGAACCTCAGCATGAAGGGGGTTTTCGTTACCGTGGCAAAGAAGCTGGAGCTGAACGATTACGTCGCGGTCACCATCTATCACACCCTCACCCCGCAGGTATTGTGCGACCTGAGGGCCAAAGTGGTCAGGGTTACCGATAAAGGGATGGGGCTGCAGTTTGAGAAGACCCTCCTGGATTGA
- a CDS encoding response regulator yields MKIPLGQILVQSGIITVKTLERALARQEGSGKRLGAILEEMGVITPEELLEALAQQSGMEMVKRITAQNVPGELLELVPGEIAINKLVFPLNRQEGVLAIAVSDPIDEETLGLLERHSCNKIVQVLAAREEILGAVKQHYLRNEAADNVSLKILLIDDSTGMSCDVEGALKNEGYQVYTARDGVEGLKIAFSQRPDLILCDAGAPKMDGYALMRAIKANPASAGTPMILLTSKASPEEEHRALKAGFHDFIAKPMMTIRVVSRVKRAFQILDKGKEQQAAASL; encoded by the coding sequence ATGAAGATACCCTTGGGACAGATCCTGGTGCAGTCCGGCATCATCACGGTGAAGACACTGGAACGTGCCCTGGCCCGGCAAGAGGGATCCGGCAAACGGCTGGGGGCGATTCTCGAGGAGATGGGTGTGATCACCCCGGAAGAGCTGCTCGAAGCCCTGGCACAGCAGTCGGGGATGGAGATGGTGAAGAGGATCACCGCGCAAAACGTACCCGGCGAGCTCCTCGAACTGGTACCCGGCGAAATCGCCATCAACAAGCTGGTCTTCCCGCTGAACCGGCAGGAGGGGGTGCTGGCCATCGCCGTGAGCGACCCCATCGACGAAGAAACCCTTGGCCTTTTGGAAAGGCATAGTTGCAACAAGATCGTGCAGGTGCTGGCCGCCCGTGAAGAAATCCTGGGCGCGGTCAAGCAGCATTACCTCCGGAACGAGGCAGCTGACAACGTCTCCTTGAAGATCCTCCTGATCGACGACAGCACAGGCATGAGCTGCGACGTCGAGGGTGCCCTGAAAAACGAGGGGTATCAGGTATATACGGCACGCGACGGGGTTGAGGGGCTGAAGATCGCCTTTTCGCAGAGACCGGACCTGATCCTTTGCGACGCAGGAGCCCCCAAGATGGACGGCTACGCCTTGATGCGCGCCATCAAGGCCAACCCGGCCAGCGCCGGGACTCCCATGATCCTTTTGACCTCGAAAGCCTCGCCGGAGGAGGAGCACCGTGCGCTGAAGGCGGGCTTCCACGACTTCATAGCCAAACCGATGATGACCATCCGCGTGGTTTCCCGCGTCAAACGTGCCTTCCAGATTTTGGACAAGGGGAAAGAGCAGCAGGCAGCGGCTTCGCTGTGA
- a CDS encoding ammonium transporter — translation MNGMSAATGLASSSDVLFLMLGAVMVFAMHAGFAFLEVGTVRRKNQVNAFVKILTDWSVSTVVYFLIGFPIAYGISFLKPVKQILGDNQGYDITHYFFLLCFAACIPAIISGGIAERAKFWPQVTAGAIFAGITYPVFESLIWGQSSAGLQGFFKQVGGAEFHDYAGSVVVHSIGGWLALPAILILGPRMGRYFKGRSHPIPVSNIPFLALGSWILAVGWFGFNVMSAGHLEKISGIVAVNSLMAMVGGVLAALVAGRNDPGFVHNGALAGLIAVCAGSDLMHPIFAFVTGAIASVIFVYGFHIEQEKLKIDDVLGVWPLHGVIGSWGGIAAGIFGQEALGGMGGVSFVSQALGSLTAIVFALCNGFLIYGILSKTVGIRLEQEDEFRGADLSIHSIGAYPEEHVR, via the coding sequence ATGAACGGGATGTCAGCGGCGACGGGGCTGGCCAGCAGCAGCGATGTACTCTTCCTCATGCTCGGAGCGGTCATGGTTTTCGCCATGCACGCCGGCTTCGCCTTCCTTGAAGTGGGAACGGTGCGCCGAAAAAACCAGGTCAACGCCTTCGTCAAGATCCTCACCGACTGGTCCGTGTCGACAGTGGTCTACTTCCTGATCGGCTTCCCCATCGCCTACGGCATCAGCTTCCTGAAGCCGGTGAAGCAGATCCTCGGAGACAACCAGGGGTACGACATCACCCATTACTTTTTCCTGCTCTGCTTCGCGGCCTGCATTCCAGCCATCATCTCAGGCGGCATCGCCGAGCGCGCGAAGTTCTGGCCGCAGGTAACCGCAGGCGCCATCTTCGCCGGGATCACCTACCCGGTCTTCGAGTCCCTCATCTGGGGGCAGAGCAGCGCCGGCCTCCAGGGCTTCTTCAAGCAGGTCGGCGGCGCCGAGTTCCACGACTACGCAGGGTCCGTGGTGGTGCACTCGATCGGGGGATGGCTCGCGCTCCCGGCGATTCTCATCCTCGGCCCGCGCATGGGGCGCTACTTCAAGGGGAGGTCGCACCCGATCCCCGTCAGCAACATCCCTTTCCTGGCCCTGGGCTCCTGGATCCTCGCCGTCGGCTGGTTCGGCTTCAACGTGATGAGCGCCGGCCACCTGGAGAAGATCTCCGGCATCGTCGCCGTCAACTCGCTGATGGCCATGGTGGGCGGGGTGCTGGCGGCACTCGTCGCCGGCAGGAACGACCCCGGCTTCGTGCACAACGGCGCGCTGGCCGGCCTCATCGCCGTGTGTGCAGGCTCCGACCTGATGCACCCGATCTTCGCCTTCGTCACCGGCGCCATCGCCTCCGTCATCTTCGTCTACGGCTTCCACATCGAGCAGGAGAAGCTCAAGATCGACGACGTGCTCGGCGTCTGGCCGCTGCACGGGGTCATCGGCTCCTGGGGCGGCATAGCAGCCGGCATCTTCGGCCAGGAAGCTCTTGGAGGGATGGGCGGGGTCAGCTTCGTCTCCCAGGCCCTGGGGAGCCTCACCGCCATCGTCTTCGCTCTCTGCAACGGCTTCCTGATCTACGGCATCCTCTCCAAGACCGTCGGCATAAGGCTCGAGCAGGAGGACGAGTTCAGGGGTGCAGACCTCTCCATACACAGCATCGGCGCCTATCCCGAGGAGCACGTCCGGTAG
- a CDS encoding acetoin utilization protein AcuC: MSRKTALIACTDLAGYSYGEHHPFKVQRYRLAHDLMEAYGLLELPGMELVRPRPVSESELLTAHSREYLDRLREFSASAEPRADFRFGLGDLENPVFPGVYDWACLGVSGTMEAARLVTEEGYAAAFNPFGGYHHAQRSRASGFSYLNDAVVAINHLVQQGKRVVYLDLDAHHGDGVQNAFYQSDRVLCISLHESGVYFFPGTGFEREAGEGEGLGYSVNLPLLAHTDDALFMKAFDEVAFPLIAAFDPDVLFTQLGADTFRTDPLTRLEVTTHAYSYILRKLRALQIPWVAVGGGGYDMMNVARAWTIAWGVMNDRVLSPRLPAAFVKLISELGYPHRMLLDAMHWAQEDDRNRALDAVEKSIAYLREQIFPVLIGDYGTRRSS, from the coding sequence TTGTCCCGCAAAACCGCTCTCATCGCCTGCACCGATCTCGCAGGTTACAGCTACGGCGAGCACCACCCGTTCAAGGTGCAGCGCTACCGCCTGGCCCACGACCTCATGGAGGCTTACGGGCTTCTGGAGCTGCCGGGGATGGAGTTGGTGCGGCCTCGGCCTGTCAGCGAGTCTGAGCTTTTGACGGCGCACAGCCGCGAGTACCTGGACCGGCTCCGGGAGTTCAGCGCTTCCGCCGAGCCCAGAGCCGACTTCCGCTTCGGCTTGGGGGACCTGGAGAACCCGGTCTTTCCGGGGGTCTATGACTGGGCCTGCCTCGGGGTCTCCGGCACCATGGAGGCGGCGCGCCTGGTGACCGAGGAAGGGTACGCCGCCGCCTTCAACCCCTTCGGCGGCTATCACCACGCCCAGAGAAGCCGCGCCTCGGGGTTCTCCTATCTGAACGATGCCGTGGTGGCCATAAATCACCTGGTGCAGCAGGGGAAAAGGGTGGTCTACCTCGACCTCGACGCCCACCACGGCGACGGGGTGCAAAACGCCTTCTACCAGAGCGACCGGGTTTTGTGCATCTCGCTGCATGAAAGCGGCGTCTATTTCTTCCCCGGCACCGGCTTCGAGCGCGAGGCGGGGGAGGGGGAGGGGCTTGGGTACTCGGTGAACCTACCGCTTCTGGCCCACACTGACGACGCGCTCTTCATGAAAGCGTTCGACGAGGTGGCCTTCCCGCTGATAGCGGCCTTCGACCCCGACGTGCTCTTCACCCAGCTCGGCGCCGACACCTTCAGGACCGATCCGCTCACCAGGCTCGAGGTCACCACCCACGCCTATTCTTATATATTGCGCAAGCTGCGCGCCCTGCAGATCCCGTGGGTGGCGGTGGGGGGAGGGGGATACGACATGATGAACGTAGCCCGAGCCTGGACCATCGCCTGGGGGGTGATGAACGACCGGGTGCTCTCGCCCCGGCTTCCCGCGGCCTTCGTCAAACTGATCTCGGAACTTGGCTACCCGCACCGCATGCTCCTGGACGCCATGCACTGGGCCCAGGAGGACGACCGCAACCGGGCGCTGGACGCGGTGGAGAAGAGCATCGCCTACCTGCGTGAACAGATCTTCCCGGTTCTCATCGGCGACTATGGCACTAGACGGAGCAGCTGA
- a CDS encoding tetratricopeptide repeat protein, protein MEETTPIPGIVYYEPPSGSQVTGLDGKVVLPLGPEPLPLLEEDVQKLAGEPPGYDEVGRGIYQALRSDPGCRHCERYAEMLKGYPHYLSELATNVLMLGEKDVEVPYLERRVKLLRVLALMEPEDANFPLEIGATLLEQGLRFSALHLSTVTLYKAEAYLEKALRLAPDLLKAKSTLAEVYFLLGKYDKAAALWRGLLPDLGGESAAELNARLERIEKGELPKVPAVDYLEAIACAMSLREEGAFQEAAAILNDVMADAWFTLEFPMAEIPYLLALCCKDMGGAGDARTYLRQALRLNPEFAEAKSLLEKLQQ, encoded by the coding sequence ATGGAAGAAACGACACCCATTCCCGGGATTGTCTATTACGAGCCTCCCTCCGGCAGCCAGGTAACCGGCCTGGACGGCAAGGTGGTCCTGCCGCTTGGACCCGAGCCCCTGCCGCTTCTGGAGGAGGACGTGCAAAAGCTCGCGGGGGAGCCGCCGGGCTATGACGAGGTGGGGCGGGGCATCTACCAGGCGCTCCGCTCCGATCCGGGGTGCCGCCATTGCGAGCGCTACGCCGAGATGCTCAAGGGTTACCCCCACTACCTCTCGGAGCTCGCCACCAATGTGCTCATGCTGGGGGAGAAGGACGTTGAGGTTCCCTACCTGGAGCGGCGGGTGAAGCTCCTGAGGGTTCTCGCCCTCATGGAGCCCGAAGACGCCAATTTCCCCCTGGAGATAGGGGCGACGCTCCTGGAACAGGGGCTGCGTTTCTCGGCCCTGCACCTCTCCACGGTGACGCTCTACAAGGCCGAGGCGTACCTGGAGAAGGCGCTGCGCCTTGCCCCCGATCTGCTCAAGGCGAAGTCGACCCTGGCGGAGGTTTATTTTCTCCTGGGGAAATACGACAAGGCAGCGGCGCTTTGGCGCGGACTCCTCCCGGATTTGGGGGGGGAGAGCGCTGCGGAACTGAACGCCCGGCTGGAGCGGATCGAGAAGGGGGAGCTTCCCAAGGTTCCCGCGGTCGACTACCTGGAGGCGATCGCCTGCGCCATGTCGCTCAGGGAAGAAGGGGCGTTCCAGGAGGCTGCGGCCATTCTCAACGACGTCATGGCGGACGCCTGGTTCACGCTGGAGTTCCCCATGGCGGAGATCCCTTATCTACTGGCCCTTTGCTGCAAGGACATGGGGGGCGCCGGGGATGCCCGGACCTACCTGCGCCAGGCGTTGAGGCTGAACCCCGAGTTTGCCGAGGCGAAGAGCCTCCTTGAGAAACTGCAGCAATAA
- a CDS encoding twin-arginine translocase TatA/TatE family subunit, with protein MFGFSPADWIFIAGVMVVIFFFVALSGMRKR; from the coding sequence ATGTTCGGATTTTCCCCGGCCGACTGGATCTTCATTGCCGGCGTAATGGTGGTAATCTTCTTCTTTGTCGCGCTAAGCGGCATGCGCAAGAGGTAA
- a CDS encoding CoA-binding protein, whose protein sequence is MSVPDLKQILTKYRTVAVVGLSPDAGKPSHEVAHYLKKAGYRIIPVNPACQEVLGERCYPTLADIPGEIEIVDVFRRSEFLPEIVEQAIAKGAKVVWMQEGIVNEAAARTAMDAGLEVVMNRCMLKEHVKVVHR, encoded by the coding sequence ATGTCAGTACCGGACCTGAAGCAGATACTCACCAAGTACCGCACCGTCGCCGTGGTCGGGCTCTCCCCCGATGCCGGCAAGCCGAGCCACGAGGTGGCCCACTACCTCAAGAAGGCCGGCTACCGGATCATCCCGGTGAACCCCGCCTGCCAGGAGGTCCTGGGGGAGCGCTGCTATCCGACACTCGCCGACATCCCGGGCGAGATCGAGATCGTCGACGTCTTCCGCCGCTCGGAATTCCTGCCGGAGATAGTGGAACAGGCGATAGCGAAGGGGGCCAAGGTGGTCTGGATGCAGGAGGGGATCGTCAACGAGGCCGCTGCCCGGACCGCGATGGACGCAGGGCTAGAGGTGGTGATGAACCGCTGCATGTTGAAGGAGCATGTCAAGGTGGTGCATCGTTGA
- a CDS encoding ABC transporter ATP-binding protein: MFEKIKHGLSASFFYQDSHRPVNLADTRGVGIRIEQLNKFFGPNHVLKDINLEIYAGETFCIIGPSGTGKSVLLKHIVKLETPDSGEIFIDEMPIFAQSQGAVARDYRYSMVFQSSALFNSLTVGENVGLWLREKRVCKEAQVREIIKQKLEMVGLIGKEELRTSELSGGMKKRVAIARSLAMNPDLILYDEPTAELDPVTTDELANTIIKLKESTRNTTVIVTHDLNFALYISDRIAMMHGGTIVEVGTPREIKRSENPIVRGFIYTTTKGIRGE; encoded by the coding sequence ATGTTCGAGAAGATAAAACACGGGCTTTCCGCCTCCTTTTTTTACCAAGATAGCCACCGCCCGGTAAACCTGGCGGATACCAGGGGAGTCGGCATCCGGATCGAGCAGTTGAACAAGTTCTTCGGCCCGAACCACGTGCTGAAGGACATCAACCTGGAGATCTACGCCGGCGAGACCTTCTGCATCATCGGCCCCTCGGGGACCGGCAAGAGCGTGCTGCTCAAACACATAGTCAAGCTGGAGACCCCCGATTCCGGCGAGATCTTCATAGACGAGATGCCCATCTTCGCGCAGAGCCAGGGCGCCGTGGCGCGCGACTACCGCTACAGCATGGTGTTCCAGTCCTCGGCGCTCTTCAACTCTTTGACCGTGGGGGAGAACGTAGGGCTGTGGCTAAGGGAGAAGAGGGTCTGCAAGGAAGCGCAGGTCCGGGAGATCATCAAGCAGAAGCTGGAGATGGTAGGGCTGATCGGCAAGGAGGAGCTCAGGACCTCCGAGCTTTCCGGCGGGATGAAAAAGCGCGTGGCCATCGCCCGGTCCCTGGCGATGAACCCGGACCTGATCCTCTACGACGAGCCGACCGCGGAGCTGGACCCGGTGACCACGGACGAACTGGCGAACACCATCATCAAGCTCAAGGAAAGCACCAGGAACACGACGGTGATCGTCACCCATGACCTGAACTTCGCGCTATACATCTCCGACCGCATCGCGATGATGCATGGCGGCACCATCGTCGAGGTCGGGACGCCACGCGAGATCAAACGGAGCGAGAACCCGATCGTGCGCGGCTTCATCTACACCACCACAAAGGGGATAAGGGGGGAATAG
- a CDS encoding DmsE family decaheme c-type cytochrome: protein MAPARLQRRIKLFVLMALVPLISVSCAELKQSKPLLPTRDYEKMIVGRLDAEYVGTSNCVSKCHAHDKINEDFSHSIHGEQIKPETGLPLVNCESCHGPGSLAIAHLPDDPEENTKLKKKCDTSKFLDIRNLPPQAQSLICLKCHSAASIPALAHWRSSVHALNDVSCFDCHKLHQGPQQKVNHDQMSEMCFGCHPQIQAENTLFSHHPLREKKMFCVDCHEVHGSTQERLLKGNSLKETCTRCHMEKQGPFAFEHGDVTETCTNCHTPHGSVNNNLLRASMPFLCLQCHTGHLASDLGANGAPAPGLKNLFNNRCTDCHSQVHGTDTPSQALTGRGTLRQ, encoded by the coding sequence ATGGCACCGGCACGCCTCCAGCGCCGCATCAAGTTGTTTGTCCTCATGGCGCTCGTTCCCCTTATCTCAGTCTCCTGCGCCGAACTAAAACAGAGCAAACCGCTCTTGCCCACCCGCGACTACGAAAAGATGATCGTGGGTCGGCTCGACGCCGAGTACGTGGGGACCAGCAATTGCGTCTCCAAGTGCCACGCCCACGACAAGATCAACGAGGACTTCAGTCACAGCATCCACGGCGAGCAGATAAAGCCCGAGACCGGGCTCCCGCTGGTGAACTGCGAGTCGTGCCATGGTCCGGGAAGCCTCGCCATAGCGCACCTGCCGGACGACCCTGAAGAGAACACCAAGCTCAAGAAAAAGTGTGACACCTCGAAGTTCCTCGACATCAGGAATCTCCCCCCGCAGGCCCAGTCCCTGATCTGCCTTAAATGCCACTCCGCCGCGTCCATCCCCGCCCTGGCACACTGGCGCTCCAGCGTCCATGCCCTGAACGACGTGAGCTGCTTCGACTGCCACAAGCTGCATCAGGGACCCCAGCAGAAGGTGAACCACGACCAGATGTCGGAGATGTGCTTTGGCTGCCACCCGCAAATCCAGGCCGAAAACACGCTCTTTTCGCACCATCCGCTGCGGGAGAAGAAGATGTTCTGCGTCGACTGCCATGAAGTGCACGGCTCGACTCAGGAGCGCCTGCTCAAGGGGAACTCCCTCAAGGAGACCTGCACCAGGTGCCATATGGAGAAGCAGGGGCCCTTTGCCTTCGAGCACGGTGACGTCACCGAGACCTGCACCAATTGCCACACCCCCCACGGCTCGGTGAACAACAACCTGTTGCGCGCGAGCATGCCGTTTCTCTGCCTGCAGTGCCACACCGGCCATCTTGCATCGGACCTGGGCGCCAACGGGGCACCCGCGCCCGGATTGAAGAACCTTTTCAACAACCGTTGCACCGACTGCCATTCCCAGGTGCACGGCACCGATACCCCCTCCCAGGCGCTGACTGGCAGGGGCACGCTGCGCCAGTAA
- a CDS encoding porin family protein codes for MNKPLDLVSTVISPLILLLLAAGSVCAAEADIVEVPAADAELLQAPAEPEPELLIDPGQLPEYDRHVDVLEKKGGSLGYSFLFKNGNAGRALEYGFLDSSRAGGVFYRHMEKDSNLELEGFYLNENDYHGDLLLDYRGDYRLHLRTESLYHNLDRELLFTQPFDFFSNSPPANPGDPPVIANYAPSQLDAGADYGVSVVQDRADFRYRLHNFPLHLNLGYWRYQKEGTVQQIFADTSFEGMVNRVFAEARPVSQQVQEGRLGFDAHLGPVDLIYDFKFRSFEDRLSTPVALYQARDDLAGNPVTLAGMQQHNDNPDSRFYSHTVKLHSSMSGGLVAGASYAVEQRENLSRLTDTTGVQHARTYLQNAAGDFVYTPNREYTFSVKYRRQEVDHGNRGAVLSSNLLIPATPSRPPVDTVKDIVIATVSYRPRLDLSLVGEYRGDFLQRKHVSLFPSDSTWALPENSNTNTASLAAHYRPIKGLRTSAHLTYAATDHPSYGASFGERREGKLLANYTRSNVWGLTAHAMFRHDKNDEVPHYLILLDRANPDPVSYVSSPLTYRDKRSGNSNLGAWFVPLHRLTLGVNYSYQRNKIDQPVLFTGVFVPSQAGAEYLSRAHVYSLNASYAATEKLDLSLSLQQSESTSTFTPESAVFTVGIPGSTTGIGELSQFRAVQRTVSARGEYRFSQVLSTSLEYTFRDYDDKNPENSIFDGSAHAIVAVVAAKW; via the coding sequence GTGAACAAGCCGCTTGATCTTGTATCAACCGTAATCTCGCCTCTTATCTTGCTGCTGTTGGCGGCCGGTAGCGTCTGCGCGGCGGAAGCGGACATCGTCGAGGTGCCGGCGGCAGACGCCGAGCTGTTGCAGGCGCCCGCGGAGCCGGAACCGGAGCTCCTCATAGACCCGGGCCAGCTTCCGGAGTACGACCGGCATGTCGACGTGCTGGAAAAAAAGGGAGGCTCGCTGGGGTACAGCTTTCTCTTCAAAAACGGAAACGCCGGGCGCGCCCTGGAATACGGCTTTCTAGACTCAAGCCGCGCCGGCGGCGTCTTTTACCGGCACATGGAAAAGGACAGCAACCTCGAGCTGGAAGGGTTCTACTTAAACGAGAACGACTACCACGGCGACCTGCTCCTCGACTACCGCGGCGATTACCGCCTGCATCTGAGGACCGAGTCCCTTTACCACAACCTGGACAGAGAACTCCTTTTCACCCAGCCCTTTGACTTTTTCAGCAACAGCCCCCCCGCCAACCCGGGCGATCCTCCGGTCATCGCGAACTACGCGCCCAGCCAGCTTGACGCCGGCGCCGACTACGGCGTCAGCGTGGTGCAGGACCGGGCCGATTTCCGCTACCGTCTGCACAACTTCCCCCTGCACCTGAACCTTGGGTACTGGCGTTACCAGAAGGAAGGGACCGTGCAGCAGATCTTCGCGGACACATCGTTCGAGGGGATGGTGAACCGGGTCTTTGCCGAGGCGAGGCCGGTGAGCCAGCAGGTCCAGGAAGGGCGCCTGGGTTTCGACGCGCATCTGGGCCCGGTGGACCTGATCTACGACTTCAAGTTCCGCTCTTTCGAGGACAGGCTCTCCACCCCGGTGGCGCTGTACCAGGCGCGCGACGACCTGGCCGGGAACCCCGTCACCCTCGCCGGGATGCAACAGCACAACGATAACCCCGACAGCCGTTTCTACTCTCACACGGTAAAGCTGCACAGCTCGATGTCCGGGGGGCTCGTCGCCGGCGCCTCCTATGCCGTGGAGCAGCGCGAAAACCTCTCCCGTTTGACCGACACCACCGGGGTGCAGCACGCCAGGACCTACCTGCAAAACGCCGCCGGCGACTTCGTCTACACCCCCAATCGCGAGTACACCTTCTCGGTCAAGTACCGGCGCCAGGAAGTGGACCACGGCAACCGCGGCGCGGTCCTGAGCAGCAACCTGCTCATTCCCGCAACCCCGTCCCGCCCGCCCGTCGACACGGTCAAGGACATCGTCATCGCCACGGTCTCCTACAGGCCGCGACTGGACCTGTCGCTTGTGGGCGAGTACCGCGGCGATTTCCTGCAGAGAAAGCACGTCTCCCTGTTCCCGAGCGACAGCACCTGGGCCCTGCCTGAGAACTCCAACACCAATACGGCTTCGCTGGCGGCGCACTACCGCCCGATCAAGGGACTGCGCACCAGCGCCCACCTGACCTACGCAGCGACGGACCATCCCTCCTACGGTGCGTCATTCGGCGAGAGGCGCGAGGGGAAGCTTCTGGCGAACTACACGCGCAGCAACGTGTGGGGATTGACCGCGCATGCCATGTTCAGGCATGACAAGAACGACGAGGTCCCGCACTACCTGATTCTGCTGGACCGGGCGAACCCCGACCCGGTGAGCTACGTCTCTTCGCCGCTGACCTACAGGGACAAGCGCAGTGGGAACTCGAACCTGGGTGCATGGTTCGTTCCCCTGCACCGGCTGACCCTGGGGGTGAACTACTCTTACCAGCGCAACAAGATCGACCAGCCAGTGCTCTTCACCGGTGTCTTCGTCCCCAGCCAGGCCGGGGCGGAGTATCTGAGCCGGGCCCATGTCTATTCCTTGAACGCCTCATACGCTGCGACCGAGAAGCTCGACCTCTCGCTTTCGCTGCAGCAAAGCGAATCGACCTCGACCTTCACCCCCGAATCCGCCGTCTTTACGGTCGGCATTCCCGGGAGCACCACCGGGATCGGGGAGTTGAGCCAATTCCGGGCCGTGCAGCGCACCGTTTCGGCGCGGGGAGAATATCGCTTCAGCCAGGTGCTGTCGACCTCGCTTGAGTACACCTTCAGGGATTACGACGACAAGAATCCGGAAAACAGCATCTTCGACGGCTCGGCTCATGCAATAGTAGCCGTGGTCGCGGCAAAGTGGTAG
- a CDS encoding ABC transporter substrate-binding protein, with the protein MICALVPASDSRAAGKLVAALLTCDLPRYREAHKAFVKALVLKGYDQSNVEVITQTPNPDLISWSNSVRKFSAIGADVIVAYGTSAALAALRESHDIPVVYADVYGPVETGVAKSMASSGRNAAGISSKVPLVTLIKTAMGLKPIRSLGVVCASREEGAQVQLKEARRIAAQAGITLVEANLSSAAGFDAALASLFASRVDCIYVTECTSGGRNFEKIVHRASDLKIPVISQMPGAAHRGATISLEADPVEQGQVAADYVARILGGKKPSQLPVVTPKRVDLIVNMKAAKSIDLNVPFPVLTAATRVLK; encoded by the coding sequence ATGATATGCGCCCTGGTCCCGGCGTCGGACTCCCGCGCGGCCGGAAAACTGGTCGCGGCGCTTCTGACCTGTGACCTGCCGCGCTACCGCGAGGCCCACAAGGCTTTCGTGAAGGCGCTCGTCCTCAAGGGGTACGACCAGAGCAACGTCGAGGTGATCACCCAGACCCCCAACCCCGACCTCATCTCCTGGTCCAACAGCGTGCGCAAGTTCAGTGCCATCGGGGCCGACGTCATCGTCGCCTACGGGACTTCCGCCGCACTTGCCGCCCTTCGGGAATCCCACGATATCCCGGTAGTGTATGCCGACGTCTACGGGCCGGTCGAGACCGGGGTGGCCAAAAGCATGGCTTCGAGCGGCCGCAACGCCGCCGGGATAAGTTCCAAGGTCCCCCTGGTCACCCTGATCAAGACCGCCATGGGGCTCAAGCCGATCCGGTCCCTGGGCGTCGTGTGCGCCAGCAGGGAGGAGGGGGCCCAGGTGCAGTTGAAGGAGGCACGCAGGATAGCCGCGCAAGCCGGGATCACCTTGGTCGAGGCGAACCTGTCCTCCGCAGCCGGCTTCGATGCCGCGCTCGCGTCCCTTTTCGCCTCCCGCGTCGACTGCATCTACGTCACCGAGTGCACCTCCGGCGGCCGCAATTTCGAGAAGATAGTGCACCGGGCCAGCGATCTGAAGATCCCGGTGATCTCCCAGATGCCCGGGGCGGCCCACAGGGGGGCGACCATCTCGCTGGAGGCGGACCCGGTCGAGCAGGGTCAGGTGGCGGCCGATTACGTGGCGCGCATCCTGGGCGGGAAGAAGCCGTCCCAGCTCCCGGTGGTGACCCCCAAGCGCGTCGACCTGATCGTCAACATGAAGGCGGCCAAGTCGATTGACCTGAACGTTCCCTTCCCGGTCCTCACGGCAGCGACCAGGGTTCTTAAATAG
- a CDS encoding response regulator has translation MGKILIVDDDAPFIGALTDKIRALYPLLEVVGCTDPLEALTALKEQEIDLLLVDLEMPMLDGTKILNFALSLGMDKNRIVILSGRDSDYLHEQFPMGTCLAVLNKYEAKQKAVLDMIFSSMHRKAGARG, from the coding sequence ATGGGAAAGATTCTTATTGTGGATGACGATGCCCCGTTTATCGGGGCGTTGACTGACAAGATCCGGGCTCTCTATCCGCTTTTGGAGGTGGTCGGATGTACTGATCCCTTGGAGGCGCTAACAGCGCTCAAGGAGCAGGAGATAGACCTGCTGCTGGTCGACCTGGAAATGCCGATGCTGGACGGGACCAAGATCCTCAACTTCGCGCTCTCTCTGGGGATGGACAAGAACAGGATCGTGATCCTGTCGGGGCGGGATTCGGACTACCTGCACGAGCAGTTCCCTATGGGGACCTGCCTTGCCGTATTGAATAAGTACGAGGCGAAGCAAAAGGCGGTGCTGGACATGATCTTCAGCTCCATGCATCGCAAAGCAGGGGCTAGGGGCTAG